The genomic interval CAACAGCTGGGTTAAAATGAAACTTGCTCCACTCCAGCAGTTTGCGCAGGACCTGGGTTGGTGTCTGCCCTTTGTGGTAGCAGCGATCCGAAGTGATAGCATCGTACACATCCACAACAGCTGCCATTTGACCGTATGTGCTGATCTGATCGCCTTTAAGGCCCCTGGGGTAACCAGTGCCATCAAAGCGCTCGTGGTGCTGGACTACGACTTCCTGGGCTATCGCTGATATTCCGGAGCTGCTGGCAAGCAAGTCATGGCCACGCTGGGCGTGACTTTTCATGGCAGCAAATTCCTCATCCGTAAGCTTTCCGGGCTTATTGAGGATCTCTTCTGGCACCTGCGTCTTGCCAATATCGTGCAGCAAGGCACCCATACCGATTTGGTGAATGGTGGCTTCATCAAGCTGTTGCGCCCGGGCAAAAGCGATAAGGAAAGTCCCCACGCTGACCGAGTGCTCAAAGGTGTACTGATCGGCCACCCGTATTCGCCCCAGGCTCATCATGGCGCTGGGGTTGCGCAGTATGGAGTCTGCCATGCCGGCAACCACGGGCTCCATTTGCTCAGCTTCAATGCTTTTGCCCATGCGGGCATCCTGCAACAGGTTGCTGACTTTGTCCTTTGCCATTTCATGGAGGTGGCGTGCCTGCGCAATTTCCTCGGTGTAGCTGACAGAAATAGTTGGCGAAGAATCTTTCACCAGCTCTTCTATAGTCCCGTCAAGCTGCCTGGATACGACATCCTCAGGAACAAAATTTCCACGGGGGGCATCACCTTTGATGGTATCTACATAAAGCTCCTGGATTCCGTATTCCTGAATACGCCTGACCATGCCAGCGTCGGTGACCATGAAGCGTTTTTTGAAGGGCGTATCTGTCCACTCGCTGCTCAGGTCATGAACAAACATTCCGGGTTTGAGTTCGCTGATGTGTATCTTGAGAATGTGTTCGCCCATAGACCTGCCTAGCATAAGATTGGTGATGCACCGCTCCAGTAGTGCCTCACATTGACGGTATCAATATGGTGTTGCTCTAGTTGCTCGTAAGTAGCCAGGCACCCGCAGATCGAAAGGCTTTGGGGCGTTACCAGTAACAAGTTAAGGTTCATGGGAATTAGCATCATTAAATATATGTGAGTCGACTATGGCAACCAATTTACCTATATCCGGCTTGGTTACTGTATCATTGGCTCCTAACTCAAGAGCCTTGCGTCGATTTTCTTCGCTCATGATGGATGAGAACATGAGAATGGGAAGAGTAGCATACACCTCATGCTTGCGCAGGCGATTCAACAAATGCATACCGTCCATACGGGGCATTTCTACATCAGAAACCAGTAGGTTTACCATCTCTCCAATTGGCTGCCCTTCAGCCTTTGCCGTCTGCTCAAACTCCATCAGCATATCATGAGCTTCGGCACCGTCGTGGCAAGCAATCACATTGTAGCCTGCGGTTCGCAGTGTGGTATCGATGAGTTTACGCACAAAAGCGGAGTCATCCACTATCAAAATAGTTTTGGATTGACGACGGGCCATCATGTGCTCATCATGAACTATTTTTTTATCCTGCAGCACATCATAACGCTCCATACTCTGCTCGGGGTTGATGTCGGCAATAATGCGCTCAAAGTCAAGGATCATAATTAGTCGGTTTTCCATGCGAACGACAGCAACCACACAATCAGACTCCCTGCTCTCAAGGAACTGATTGGGAGATTCAACATTTTCCCATGAGAGGCGATAAATTCGACTGACCGAATCAACTAAAAAACCGTTAAGCATGCGATTGAACTCTGTGACGATAACACGCTTGTCTTTAAGGTCTTCGTCAACCGGTACCTTAAGCCACTCACCCAGATCTACCAAAGGTATCAGCCGATCACGAAGGCTAAATATCCCCATCACACTTGGGTGGGCATTCGGGTATTCAGTTGCCTCAGGAACATTTATGATTTCACGAACTTTGGCTACATTGATGCCGTAGTGGGTTGTTTTTGTTTTTCCATCTGGCAACTGTCTTTGCAGTTGGAATTCAATTATCTCCAGTTCATTGGTGCCACTTTCCAGTAGTATGTCTTGTTTTTCTGCACTTAAGTCAGCCATGTTCACCTCAATGCAAGATATTTGTGTTAACTAATGTCACTACCTGTAAAAACGTGCCAATAAAACTATTTCGAGAGAGCTTTAGTGCTGCAGCAAGAAGCTCAGAGCCTGCAGGGTTTTGCCAAAACTGACACCTTTGCCGTAAGAGAGTTAGCAGTCTCCTGTGAAATCGCGACCTGAGGTTGTCGCTCGTACATTCTCGCCGCGCACGCTTACATTATAGACACAGTGCCATTAAGCTATTACTAGCTTGATGATACGCTACTTCACTAGCTGTGGCAGCTTGTCATTGCCTGAGCTGCTGCTACCTTCTTCGCGCAGGCGGAATTGTCCCACCAGTTGCTGCAGCTCATCAGAGACTCGACTGAGTCCGTTGGCAGCTTCAGCAATACCACTGGCAGCATGGGAGTTCTGCTCAGCTATACCCTTCACCCGCTCAACACTTTGGGCGATCTGATTGTTGGTTGCCGCCTGTTGTTGTGCTGCAGCGGCTACCTGACCAACCATATCAGCCATTTCACTGGTTTGCCGGGTGATATCGTTGAGTTTTTCTCCCGCCTGACTGGCAGTGCGATTGCCCGTCTCTACCAAGCAGACACTCTCCTTGATAACGCTGACAGACTCATGGGCCTGGCTCTGCAGGTTATGAATGCGGTCGCTTATCTCACGGGTGGAGTCCTGGGTGCGTTCGGCAAGCTTACGCACCTCATCAGCAACTACGGCAAAGCCGCGACCGTGCTCACCTGCCCGGGCTGCTTCTATGGCAGCATTTAACGCCAGCAAATTCGTCTGATCGGTTATGTCACTGATAACATCAGCTATTTGATTGATATCACCTACGGCTTCGCCAAGCTCCTCAACTGATTTAGATGAGGCCTCTACCTTCTGCGTGATAGTGCCGACTACCTCAATTGCCTGAGCTACAGCAGCATAACCCTCTTGGGCAGAATCATTGGCTTCCTGCCCCCGTTCTGCTGTCATCTCGATATTTTGAGCAATCTGCTCGACAGTAGAGTGCATTTCACTCACAGCGGCTGCCAGCTCGCTGGTACTTTGATCCTGCTCATTAGCTGCCTGCATCATTTGTTCTGCTGTAGCAGCTAGCTCCTGAGAACCGGAAGCAACAGACTCAACAGCATGATTTACATTGAACATTGCTGCCGAAAGTGAACTGGCCATGCGATTAAATGCATTGGCCAATTCTCCAATTTCATCCTGTCGCTGCCAATTCAGTTTCTGTTGAAAGTCGCCATCAGCGATTCTCTTAGCAGCACCCACTACCTGCGCAAGTGGACGTGCCACCAATACCTGCAGCAGCCAGACAATCAGTCCCGCCATAACAGCAGCCATGATAAAAGCTCCAGTAATGAGGTAGGTGCGCATCTCCTGGGCATCGGCAGTTAGCTCGTCCATATAGGTGGATGTAGCAATAATCAGATCCCATGGCTCATAATAATCATATGCCATAACCTTTTCACCCGTACCTCCACCCGGGTCACTCCACAGGTAGTAGAGTGTGCCACTACGCTCCTGGGCCATAGTTCGAAATATTGTTCGACCCTCAGCATCAGTAGAGTCAGCAATACTTTCACCAGCTATGGACGGATGTATTTCCATGACCATGCTGTCGCGTCCAAAAACAAAAGGATAGCCCGTTTCACCCACGGAAGTATCCAGGATTATTTGCTCAATGCCGTCAAGAGCCTCGGCAATCAGGTTTCCGATAAAGAGAGAGCCGATAACGCGACCATCTTGAATGATAGGGGTATAGCGTGTGTAATAAGCACGTCCAAAGAGTTCAGCTCGCCCGGTAAATTCGCGACGATCAAGCAACCTTTGATAAGCCGGATGGTTACGGTCAAGACGTGTGCCCACGGCTCGCTCCCCATCTCGATCAGTAAGGGAAGTGGTAATTCGCACAAAGTCATCACCATCCCGGACAAATATTGTCGCAACAGCTCCGGTAGCCTTGGTGAAATCATCCATTTCGGAATAGTAGTGATTTAACACCTGGTCGTTACGGCGCAGAACCGGTGCCCCATCAATGCGCTCTTCACTCTCGATAACCATATCCTCATCGCGATGAGTTATCTCCAGTAGGTTGTGCAATTGTTCAGTCGCCCGGTGGATTTCGCCGTGCAGTGAGGCTATCATGTTGAGAATAACATCATTCGTATCAGTAATACTGACTTCAGCCTGTTGAATAGCGCTGCTACGCATATTTCTATCCACGAGAAATATTGCTAATGCTAAAACTACTGCAAGACTGACAGCAATTACCAAAGATGCTCGTACCCCAATAGATATGTTTTGTATCATTTCCCCTCCTGGTGTCTTGGTGTGTCATTTTTGCTCGGTGTAGATTTATACATATGAAAGTCAACACGAGATTTGTCAGCTTCCTGACAAGCTACAATCACCTGTCAGTACAGCGCACAACCGAGCTGACGATGAGATCGGATCACCAAACACAACATAGACCAGAGCGTGATCGTATAAACCACAATTGGAATTGCAGAAAAGATGCTGGCAAGGTTTTTGGCCAGTTTTTCTATCATGCATTTGTCATGTTCATTCTGCTATCAGGTTGAAAAAGTTTAAAAAATCCGTTATTGAAGCGTGTAGCCTCCTCCGCTGTCACTGATAATTGACTCTGCCCCAATTTTTTTCCTAAGACGATATACCAAATTGCGCAAAGCACAGTTTGTCATCTCCAGATTTGGATCCATAGCTTCACAAATGGCATCAAAACTAAGGAGCTGGTTGCGGTTGCGCAGCATTATTTTTAAAAAACGCTTCTCATTTTTGGTGAGAGCGTATT from Desulfurispira natronophila carries:
- a CDS encoding HD-GYP domain-containing protein; the encoded protein is MGEHILKIHISELKPGMFVHDLSSEWTDTPFKKRFMVTDAGMVRRIQEYGIQELYVDTIKGDAPRGNFVPEDVVSRQLDGTIEELVKDSSPTISVSYTEEIAQARHLHEMAKDKVSNLLQDARMGKSIEAEQMEPVVAGMADSILRNPSAMMSLGRIRVADQYTFEHSVSVGTFLIAFARAQQLDEATIHQIGMGALLHDIGKTQVPEEILNKPGKLTDEEFAAMKSHAQRGHDLLASSSGISAIAQEVVVQHHERFDGTGYPRGLKGDQISTYGQMAAVVDVYDAITSDRCYHKGQTPTQVLRKLLEWSKFHFNPAVVQQFIKCVGIYPPGSLVRLSNQYLAVVLETDEARTLHPTVRQIFDIENRRPVKPRVINLQNESHSELKVVNFEDPQKWNIPLEQIIPR
- a CDS encoding chemotaxis protein CheV; amino-acid sequence: MADLSAEKQDILLESGTNELEIIEFQLQRQLPDGKTKTTHYGINVAKVREIINVPEATEYPNAHPSVMGIFSLRDRLIPLVDLGEWLKVPVDEDLKDKRVIVTEFNRMLNGFLVDSVSRIYRLSWENVESPNQFLESRESDCVVAVVRMENRLIMILDFERIIADINPEQSMERYDVLQDKKIVHDEHMMARRQSKTILIVDDSAFVRKLIDTTLRTAGYNVIACHDGAEAHDMLMEFEQTAKAEGQPIGEMVNLLVSDVEMPRMDGMHLLNRLRKHEVYATLPILMFSSIMSEENRRKALELGANDTVTKPDIGKLVAIVDSHIFNDANSHEP
- a CDS encoding methyl-accepting chemotaxis protein — its product is MIQNISIGVRASLVIAVSLAVVLALAIFLVDRNMRSSAIQQAEVSITDTNDVILNMIASLHGEIHRATEQLHNLLEITHRDEDMVIESEERIDGAPVLRRNDQVLNHYYSEMDDFTKATGAVATIFVRDGDDFVRITTSLTDRDGERAVGTRLDRNHPAYQRLLDRREFTGRAELFGRAYYTRYTPIIQDGRVIGSLFIGNLIAEALDGIEQIILDTSVGETGYPFVFGRDSMVMEIHPSIAGESIADSTDAEGRTIFRTMAQERSGTLYYLWSDPGGGTGEKVMAYDYYEPWDLIIATSTYMDELTADAQEMRTYLITGAFIMAAVMAGLIVWLLQVLVARPLAQVVGAAKRIADGDFQQKLNWQRQDEIGELANAFNRMASSLSAAMFNVNHAVESVASGSQELAATAEQMMQAANEQDQSTSELAAAVSEMHSTVEQIAQNIEMTAERGQEANDSAQEGYAAVAQAIEVVGTITQKVEASSKSVEELGEAVGDINQIADVISDITDQTNLLALNAAIEAARAGEHGRGFAVVADEVRKLAERTQDSTREISDRIHNLQSQAHESVSVIKESVCLVETGNRTASQAGEKLNDITRQTSEMADMVGQVAAAAQQQAATNNQIAQSVERVKGIAEQNSHAASGIAEAANGLSRVSDELQQLVGQFRLREEGSSSSGNDKLPQLVK